From a region of the [Eubacterium] eligens ATCC 27750 genome:
- a CDS encoding AAA family ATPase produces the protein MKLISCTIENFGKLNNVTYDFSGECNTICEDNGWGKSTLAAFIRVMFYGFKNESKKKLADKERNRYMPWQKGVYGGEIIFEVNDVVYSLRRVFGKKQADDEFLLVRKDTNMECNDFSSDIGDELFKIDAQSFERTVFIGQSDCVTATTDSINAKIGNLADNTDDINNFETAVARLTAELNNITSTRVTGSIAKRKSKITQLTAQINNYAEIDKTIDEQTKIRDELCEKRENLKACKEKLQEQQKVLSAKKDVQAMKEKYQLLLKECNNKKNIFEHMKEYFNGTIPEKNEIIKQIEIFDDAGKLSGRLAHVDEQDKRRFEELQKIYGQGVPDNAVLDEYQGLAVRLDEFRNLCSKNRLSEDEQKKLNQLKKRFAEGVPDEDIGIIHDRWIAARNKQNSLAGKEIKLEIVRENENTKLAKAKEYKNNSVTGIVAGVILAVIGGILSFKVMVAGITLIIVGIFISGLSGRIGTLKKKQHDETFRNISEESAERLKAMESELEADRKSIADTQDIVRSFCEKYGIAYNMDNMEWELSKLRHDIENYRELKVREAQQNDSGIHEEISLLESRIRNFLKSFICMDDISNYSLAIEKIKRDTADFIRINNELSKQEAYSRQYEKQIDGITQFLKSYVKGYSDDDSVGEMLRRLDKKLDEYYRAKSEYENAVSAKNDFEAGTDISLLAAGEDEDDKVSLEDIAADMSQTDIMIENYSEQIAQCNRQLENLQIQAEECENFRQELNELKILQENEIKKERLLKLTKQIMEDSKQSFTAKYMEPVMAGFRKYFKILAGYEPDTFSMDADTKLTVMEQNMPRDIGYLSAGKQDLVGICMRMALVEAMYKEEKPFLIFDDPFVNLDDNNIKGAMKLLDEIAKDYQVIYFTCSESRIYN, from the coding sequence ATGAAACTTATCAGTTGTACAATTGAGAATTTTGGAAAACTGAATAATGTTACATATGATTTCTCTGGTGAATGTAATACCATATGTGAGGATAATGGCTGGGGCAAAAGTACACTGGCTGCATTTATCCGGGTAATGTTTTATGGTTTTAAGAACGAAAGCAAGAAGAAACTTGCAGACAAGGAAAGGAACCGTTATATGCCGTGGCAGAAAGGAGTATATGGCGGTGAAATTATATTTGAGGTAAATGATGTTGTTTATTCACTTAGAAGAGTATTTGGAAAGAAACAGGCAGATGATGAATTTCTGCTTGTAAGAAAAGACACAAATATGGAATGTAATGATTTTTCTTCTGATATAGGAGATGAATTATTTAAGATAGATGCACAATCTTTTGAGAGAACTGTGTTTATAGGTCAGAGTGATTGTGTTACGGCAACTACTGACAGCATAAATGCTAAGATTGGAAATCTTGCAGATAATACAGATGATATTAATAATTTTGAAACTGCTGTGGCAAGACTTACGGCAGAACTTAACAATATAACGAGTACAAGGGTTACAGGTTCTATTGCAAAAAGAAAATCAAAAATCACACAGCTGACAGCTCAGATTAATAATTATGCAGAAATTGATAAGACTATTGATGAGCAGACTAAGATAAGAGATGAATTGTGTGAGAAAAGAGAAAATCTCAAAGCCTGTAAAGAAAAGCTGCAGGAACAGCAGAAGGTTTTAAGTGCAAAAAAAGATGTTCAGGCAATGAAGGAAAAGTATCAGTTATTGTTAAAGGAATGTAACAATAAAAAGAATATTTTTGAACATATGAAAGAATATTTCAATGGTACTATTCCTGAAAAGAATGAGATAATAAAGCAGATTGAAATTTTTGATGATGCTGGAAAGTTAAGTGGCAGACTGGCTCATGTCGATGAGCAAGATAAAAGGCGATTCGAAGAACTTCAGAAAATATATGGGCAAGGGGTTCCTGATAATGCTGTTCTTGATGAATATCAGGGGCTTGCTGTCAGACTTGATGAATTTAGAAACCTGTGTTCAAAAAACAGACTGTCAGAGGATGAGCAGAAAAAACTGAATCAGTTAAAAAAGCGCTTTGCAGAGGGTGTTCCTGACGAAGATATAGGAATAATTCATGACAGATGGATAGCAGCCCGGAATAAACAGAATTCTCTTGCTGGCAAGGAAATTAAATTAGAAATTGTGAGGGAAAATGAAAACACAAAGCTTGCCAAGGCGAAAGAATATAAGAATAACAGTGTTACGGGAATTGTCGCAGGAGTTATCTTAGCGGTTATTGGTGGGATTCTTTCGTTTAAAGTAATGGTGGCTGGAATAACACTGATAATTGTGGGTATATTTATAAGTGGTTTATCTGGAAGAATTGGTACTTTAAAGAAAAAACAGCATGATGAGACATTTAGAAATATAAGTGAGGAATCAGCTGAGAGACTAAAAGCCATGGAGTCTGAACTTGAAGCTGACAGGAAGAGCATTGCAGATACGCAGGATATTGTAAGGAGTTTCTGTGAAAAATATGGAATTGCATATAACATGGACAATATGGAATGGGAGCTTTCTAAGTTACGTCATGATATAGAGAATTATCGTGAGTTGAAAGTAAGGGAAGCGCAGCAGAATGATTCTGGAATACATGAAGAAATAAGTTTGCTTGAGAGCAGAATAAGGAATTTCTTAAAGAGTTTTATTTGTATGGATGATATCAGTAATTATTCACTTGCAATAGAAAAAATAAAGAGAGATACTGCTGATTTTATAAGAATTAACAATGAGCTTTCAAAGCAGGAGGCTTACAGCAGACAGTATGAAAAGCAGATTGACGGGATTACACAGTTTCTTAAGTCATATGTGAAAGGTTATAGTGATGATGATAGTGTTGGAGAAATGCTTAGAAGACTTGACAAAAAGCTGGATGAATATTATCGTGCTAAAAGTGAGTATGAAAATGCAGTCTCAGCAAAGAATGATTTTGAGGCAGGCACAGATATAAGTTTATTGGCTGCAGGCGAGGATGAAGATGACAAGGTTTCTCTTGAAGATATTGCTGCTGATATGTCGCAGACTGATATTATGATTGAGAATTATTCAGAGCAGATAGCACAGTGTAACAGACAGCTTGAAAACCTTCAGATTCAGGCTGAAGAGTGTGAAAATTTCAGACAAGAACTTAATGAGCTGAAAATCTTGCAAGAAAATGAGATAAAAAAGGAAAGACTGTTAAAATTAACTAAACAGATAATGGAAGATTCAAAACAGTCATTTACTGCTAAATATATGGAACCTGTTATGGCAGGGTTTAGAAAATATTTCAAAATTCTTGCAGGATATGAACCGGATACATTCAGTATGGATGCAGATACAAAGCTTACTGTCATGGAACAGAATATGCCAAGGGATATAGGATATCTTAGTGCAGGGAAGCAGGATCTGGTTGGAATATGCATGCGAATGGCACTTGTCGAGGCAATGTATAAAGAGGAGAAACCATTTCTTATATTTGATGATCCGTTTGTTAATCTTGATGATAATAACATTAAGGGAGCTATGAAGCTTCTTGACGAGATTGCAAAGGATTATCAGGTTATATACTTTACATGTAGTGAAAGCAGAATATACAATTAG
- a CDS encoding metallophosphoesterase family protein encodes MKILHCADIHLDSAMTANLDKDKARERRNELLASFKDMVGYAVKECIGVIIIAGDLFDTRNISVGAKKEVYNIIINNPGITFYYLQGNHDNGSFVSYLDEIPANLRMFGKEWTSYNAGIINNGGITKDIVITGVELDSDNAGKIYGSLSLNAGNYNIVVLHGQEASHISKNNAQIISLKDLRNRGIDYLALGHVHEYSSDRLDARGVYCYPGCLEGRGFDEAGEHGFVVLDIDETSGSSDTYFVPFARRNIYVAQVNVTGCENTFEIEKRVRSFLEMSGYTKESLVKVELTGALDVECEKNTDYLGKQFEGKFYAFKIKDNTIYNIDYMLYEHDMSLKGEYIRNVMARNDISEQDKAEIIRYGLQALQGEEIG; translated from the coding sequence ATGAAGATTTTGCATTGTGCAGATATTCATCTGGATTCAGCGATGACGGCTAATCTTGATAAAGATAAGGCAAGAGAACGCAGAAATGAGCTGCTGGCATCTTTTAAGGATATGGTTGGATATGCTGTGAAGGAGTGTATCGGTGTTATTATAATTGCGGGGGATTTGTTTGATACAAGGAACATATCAGTTGGAGCAAAGAAAGAAGTATATAATATAATAATTAATAATCCGGGTATTACATTTTATTATCTGCAGGGTAATCATGACAATGGAAGCTTTGTATCATATCTGGATGAGATTCCTGCTAATCTTCGTATGTTTGGAAAAGAATGGACAAGTTACAATGCCGGTATAATTAATAATGGTGGTATTACAAAAGATATCGTTATTACCGGCGTGGAACTTGACAGTGATAATGCGGGTAAGATATATGGAAGCCTTTCTCTCAATGCAGGCAATTATAATATTGTTGTACTGCATGGGCAGGAGGCTTCTCACATTTCTAAGAATAATGCACAGATAATAAGTCTTAAGGATTTAAGAAACCGTGGAATTGATTATCTTGCACTTGGACACGTACATGAATATTCAAGTGACAGGCTGGATGCCAGAGGAGTGTATTGTTATCCGGGATGCCTTGAGGGAAGGGGCTTTGATGAGGCTGGAGAGCATGGTTTTGTAGTGCTTGATATTGATGAAACCTCTGGCAGTTCTGATACATATTTTGTTCCATTTGCAAGAAGAAATATTTATGTTGCACAGGTCAATGTTACAGGGTGTGAAAACACATTTGAAATAGAGAAGCGTGTAAGAAGCTTTCTTGAAATGTCAGGATATACTAAAGAGAGTCTTGTTAAAGTTGAACTTACAGGTGCTCTTGATGTTGAATGTGAAAAAAACACGGATTACCTGGGGAAGCAGTTTGAGGGAAAATTCTATGCATTTAAGATAAAGGACAATACTATATATAATATTGATTATATGTTATATGAGCATGATATGTCGCTTAAAGGTGAATATATAAGAAATGTTATGGCAAGAAATGATATTAGTGAACAGGATAAGGCTGAGATTATAAGATATGGACTACAGGCATTACAGGGAGAGGAGATAGGCTGA
- a CDS encoding M56 family metallopeptidase, whose protein sequence is MLWTDLFYMIVITTFTGSVLTVAWLITSYLLDKTGYLNMSYRLGKVVVLFWIIPVMYYAIRMIDHLRFVWNGYAFDTSPLIINVTRAVAIVWITGLAVAIMIYVFKRFRILSIRKESFACNKEMNRIFYEIKEQMGLGKCKITLRQSYRTTTAYVTGIHRPCVVVNADHFSEKEMRVVFAHELTHVVHNDIWFRYLLAVASILNFFNPVIWIFYRRFIKYAEYACDYSVCMSENGLHEYYETIFNLAVRNNNLYDMLSASLYENKSSLRERMEHVMKSYNVKKRPMAVAAAILTLFVAMSSVMVAGAATTVTETSVKVAEATADEKRELQVLETEYYEAADYENPAVTDVYEEDVNPDEIMPCASNGTISWDVYAGVRRSTSSFHASSGQRIVLSVFSVEPFHSVRAGIIQPDGSKRYIIANGNDSHIFELTMSGSYRIYIQNETTESVHVEGAYSTH, encoded by the coding sequence ATGCTATGGACAGATTTATTTTACATGATTGTCATAACTACATTTACGGGTAGTGTGCTAACTGTTGCGTGGCTTATAACTTCATATTTACTTGATAAGACAGGATATCTTAATATGTCATACAGACTTGGAAAAGTTGTTGTATTGTTCTGGATAATTCCGGTAATGTATTACGCGATAAGAATGATTGACCACTTAAGGTTCGTGTGGAATGGTTACGCATTTGATACATCACCGCTTATTATTAATGTGACAAGAGCTGTTGCTATTGTGTGGATAACAGGTCTGGCTGTTGCAATAATGATTTATGTGTTTAAGAGATTCAGAATTTTATCAATAAGGAAAGAATCATTTGCCTGTAATAAGGAGATGAACAGGATTTTCTATGAGATAAAAGAACAGATGGGACTTGGGAAATGTAAAATTACATTAAGGCAGTCATACAGAACAACTACTGCATATGTGACAGGAATACACAGACCGTGTGTTGTTGTTAATGCAGATCATTTTTCTGAGAAAGAGATGAGAGTTGTATTTGCACATGAACTTACACATGTGGTTCATAATGATATATGGTTCAGATATCTTCTTGCGGTGGCAAGTATACTTAATTTCTTTAATCCGGTTATATGGATTTTTTACAGAAGATTTATTAAATATGCTGAGTATGCATGTGACTATTCTGTATGTATGTCAGAGAATGGATTACATGAATATTATGAAACAATATTTAATCTTGCTGTGAGAAATAATAATCTTTATGACATGCTGTCTGCAAGTCTGTATGAAAATAAAAGCAGTTTAAGAGAAAGAATGGAGCATGTTATGAAGAGTTATAATGTTAAGAAAAGACCAATGGCTGTTGCAGCAGCTATACTGACTTTATTTGTTGCTATGAGTTCTGTTATGGTGGCGGGAGCAGCTACAACCGTAACTGAAACATCAGTTAAGGTTGCGGAGGCAACTGCTGATGAAAAAAGAGAGCTACAGGTATTAGAAACAGAATATTATGAGGCTGCTGATTATGAAAATCCAGCGGTTACAGATGTGTATGAAGAAGATGTTAATCCTGATGAAATAATGCCATGTGCTTCAAATGGTACAATCTCATGGGATGTATATGCCGGGGTAAGGAGGTCAACATCAAGCTTTCATGCATCTTCTGGACAGAGGATAGTTTTAAGTGTATTTTCGGTGGAACCATTTCATAGCGTAAGAGCGGGAATTATACAGCCTGATGGTTCGAAGAGATATATTATTGCCAATGGCAATGACTCACACATATTTGAGCTGACAATGAGTGGTTCATACAGAATATATATCCAGAATGAAACAACAGAGAGTGTTCATGTTGAAGGAGCGTATTCTACACATTAA
- a CDS encoding aldose epimerase family protein, with product MQYNVKKWGILPDGTMCHIIQLSYNGISLYVSDYGATFQSMFVTDSSGTQHDIILGYDTPEEYYYDQQNFGGTMGRFANRIAGACITLNGKDWHLPANEGNNTLHSGHGFNKCMWQYDVNPDALILTLNSPHLENGFPGNLKVTQTITITDRNSILVHYDAVSDMDTVCSFTNHSYFNFSGVKNVCNYIVSIGADCYTPVDSSNIPTGDILPVEGTMYDFRNPRRVGTDYIDINYVLSDAYEYAAKVTDPEAGISMSVKTSFPGLQLYNGNYIGNCTGKYNMPYNDQHGICFEPQFFPDSMHHNNFPSPVLKAGEHLDRYIEYIF from the coding sequence ATGCAATATAATGTCAAAAAATGGGGGATTCTCCCCGATGGTACAATGTGTCATATTATTCAGCTTTCATATAATGGCATATCGCTTTATGTTTCAGACTACGGTGCAACATTCCAGTCAATGTTCGTAACTGATTCATCCGGCACACAGCACGACATAATCCTTGGTTATGATACCCCGGAAGAATATTATTATGACCAGCAGAACTTCGGTGGAACAATGGGCCGATTCGCCAACAGAATTGCCGGGGCATGCATAACTCTTAACGGTAAAGACTGGCACCTTCCTGCCAACGAAGGTAATAATACTCTTCACAGCGGACACGGCTTCAACAAATGTATGTGGCAGTATGATGTTAATCCAGATGCTCTCATACTCACACTTAACAGCCCGCATCTGGAGAATGGATTTCCCGGTAATCTTAAAGTTACCCAGACAATTACTATTACTGACAGGAATTCAATACTTGTGCATTATGACGCAGTGTCAGATATGGATACGGTATGCAGCTTCACCAATCATAGTTACTTTAATTTTTCCGGAGTAAAGAATGTCTGTAATTATATAGTATCTATAGGAGCAGATTGCTACACCCCTGTAGACAGCAGCAATATCCCCACAGGTGACATTCTGCCTGTTGAAGGAACAATGTATGATTTCCGTAATCCAAGAAGAGTTGGAACAGATTATATTGATATCAATTACGTTCTCTCTGATGCATATGAATATGCCGCTAAAGTAACCGACCCAGAAGCAGGCATAAGCATGTCTGTAAAGACCAGTTTCCCAGGATTGCAGCTGTATAACGGTAATTATATAGGTAACTGTACCGGTAAATACAATATGCCATACAACGATCAGCATGGCATATGTTTTGAACCTCAGTTTTTCCCTGACTCAATGCATCATAATAACTTTCCGTCCCCTGTTCTTAAAGCCGGAGAGCATCTTGACAGATATATAGAATACATTTTCTAA
- a CDS encoding carbohydrate ABC transporter permease, translating into MSNSGKASASADIKGTNAGVKDRIILTTERVLCYIVLILITFLCLFSFYVLIINTTRSHPDIQKGFSFLPGKSFIVNMKNVLANENIPVVRGMFNSLFVAACSAVLSVYFSALTAFAIHAYNFKLKKFAFTFILLVMMVPTQVSALGFVKMMGDWNLLNSYIPLIVPSVAAPVVFFFIKQYMDSVLPMELIEAARIDGAKEFRIFNQIVLPLMKPALAVQMIFTFVSSWNNYFIPSLLINKASKKTLPLLIAQLRSADFLKFDMGQVYMMIAFAIVPVIIVYICLSKFIVRGVTLGGVKG; encoded by the coding sequence ATGAGTAATTCAGGTAAAGCCTCTGCAAGTGCCGATATTAAAGGCACTAATGCTGGAGTGAAAGACAGGATAATACTTACAACGGAGAGAGTGTTATGTTATATCGTGCTTATTCTTATAACATTCTTGTGCCTTTTCTCGTTCTATGTACTTATTATTAATACAACAAGATCACACCCTGATATCCAGAAGGGATTCTCATTCCTTCCGGGAAAGTCATTTATAGTCAACATGAAGAATGTTCTTGCTAATGAGAATATTCCTGTTGTCAGAGGTATGTTTAACAGCTTGTTTGTTGCAGCATGTTCAGCGGTTCTGTCAGTGTATTTCTCAGCACTTACAGCATTTGCTATTCATGCATATAACTTTAAGTTAAAGAAGTTTGCATTCACTTTCATTCTTCTTGTAATGATGGTGCCAACACAGGTGTCAGCACTTGGATTTGTTAAGATGATGGGAGACTGGAATCTTCTCAATTCTTACATACCACTTATTGTTCCTTCGGTCGCAGCGCCTGTTGTATTCTTCTTTATTAAGCAGTATATGGACAGTGTGCTTCCAATGGAACTTATAGAGGCGGCAAGAATTGATGGCGCAAAAGAGTTCAGAATATTTAACCAGATTGTTCTGCCTCTTATGAAGCCGGCATTGGCTGTTCAGATGATATTTACTTTCGTATCATCATGGAATAATTATTTTATACCTTCACTCCTTATTAACAAGGCAAGTAAGAAAACACTTCCTTTGTTGATAGCACAGCTTCGTAGTGCGGATTTCCTGAAGTTTGATATGGGTCAGGTATATATGATGATAGCATTTGCTATTGTTCCGGTAATTATAGTGTATATCTGTCTTTCAAAGTTCATTGTAAGAGGTGTTACACTTGGTGGTGTTAAAGGTTAG
- a CDS encoding carbohydrate ABC transporter permease, whose translation MNKKKKKFVSYAKWGYIFLIPFFAVYIVFSLIPLISTFYNSFFENYMVGLMQVGPKFVGFDNYKAILFNGDTLLYLKNTMIMWLMGFIPQILISLLLASWFTDLRLRLKCTGFFKTIIYMPNLIMASAFAMLFYAIFADQGPINNMLNSMGLPTYRFLAEVAGARGLIALMNFLMWFGNTTIILMAAIMGVDPCLFEAARIDGANSRQIFGKITLPLIKPILAYTLITSLIGGIQMFDVPQILTNGNGNPDRTSMTVIMYLNKHLYSKNYGMAGALSVILFIVTAVLSIFVFNYITKDMEAAGIRKAKKKKAKEAK comes from the coding sequence ATGAATAAAAAGAAGAAAAAGTTTGTAAGCTATGCAAAATGGGGATACATATTTCTTATACCGTTCTTTGCAGTATATATTGTGTTTTCATTAATACCACTGATTTCTACATTTTATAATAGTTTTTTTGAGAACTATATGGTTGGACTTATGCAGGTCGGACCTAAGTTCGTTGGATTTGACAATTACAAAGCCATACTGTTTAACGGTGATACATTGCTCTATCTGAAGAATACAATGATAATGTGGCTGATGGGATTTATTCCACAGATTCTTATATCATTGCTTCTGGCGTCATGGTTTACAGATCTTAGATTAAGATTAAAATGTACAGGATTTTTCAAAACTATAATCTATATGCCTAATTTGATTATGGCATCTGCATTTGCCATGTTATTCTACGCAATATTTGCAGATCAGGGACCAATCAATAACATGCTTAACAGTATGGGATTGCCTACATATAGATTCCTTGCAGAGGTAGCAGGAGCAAGAGGATTGATTGCTCTTATGAACTTCCTTATGTGGTTTGGTAATACAACAATAATTCTTATGGCTGCCATCATGGGCGTTGATCCTTGTCTTTTTGAAGCAGCAAGAATTGATGGTGCTAATTCAAGACAGATATTTGGAAAGATTACACTTCCACTTATTAAGCCTATTCTGGCATACACACTTATTACATCACTGATTGGAGGAATCCAGATGTTCGATGTTCCTCAGATTCTTACTAATGGTAATGGTAATCCGGATAGAACAAGTATGACGGTTATCATGTATCTTAATAAGCATCTTTATAGTAAGAATTATGGTATGGCAGGTGCGCTTTCAGTTATTCTGTTTATTGTAACAGCGGTACTTAGTATATTTGTATTTAATTATATAACAAAGGATATGGAAGCGGCAGGAATAAGAAAAGCTAAGAAGAAAAAAGCAAAGGAGGCGAAGTAA
- a CDS encoding ABC transporter substrate-binding protein, producing the protein MKKRLLSLALGTMMVLSTLAGCGSKDGGSAAVNTKPEEQGKVLNIYCWNEEFKSRFEGYYKNVPSDVKVNWVITPNENNAYQNALDAALLKQKDAAADDKIDMFLIEADYALKYVNSDYTLDVKDVGLTDDDLKDMYQYTKDIATDSKGKLKATTWQATPGLFAYRRSIAKDVLGTDDPDKVQEALSTWDKFDKVAEQAAAKGYKMLSGYDDSYRVFSNNVSAPWVDSNNKIVIDDNIMKWVDQTKKYTDKGYNNKSSLWDSTWAADQGPSGKVFGFFYSTWGINFTLLGNSLATPVKEGGKEEVGNGIYGDYAVCEGPQSYYWGGTWICAAAGTDNANLVKDVMKTLCCDKATMKKITEDTQDYTNTTSGMNEIANSDFKSAFLGGQNHIKLFAKSAPKISMKNISSYDQGLNEEFQKAMKDYFDGNVTKDKALDNFYKAAIEKYPNLSK; encoded by the coding sequence ATGAAAAAGAGATTATTAAGTCTGGCACTTGGCACAATGATGGTGCTTTCCACATTAGCAGGTTGTGGATCAAAGGATGGTGGTTCGGCAGCAGTTAATACTAAGCCTGAGGAACAGGGTAAGGTACTTAACATTTACTGCTGGAACGAAGAGTTTAAGAGCAGATTTGAAGGATATTATAAGAATGTTCCTTCAGATGTTAAGGTAAATTGGGTAATTACTCCTAACGAAAACAACGCTTATCAGAATGCTCTTGATGCTGCATTATTAAAGCAGAAGGATGCAGCAGCAGATGATAAGATTGATATGTTCCTTATCGAAGCTGATTATGCTTTAAAGTATGTTAACAGTGATTACACACTTGATGTAAAAGATGTAGGCCTTACAGATGATGACCTTAAGGACATGTATCAGTACACAAAGGATATCGCAACTGACAGCAAAGGAAAACTTAAGGCTACAACATGGCAGGCAACTCCAGGACTCTTTGCTTACAGACGTTCTATTGCTAAGGATGTTCTTGGAACAGATGATCCGGATAAGGTTCAGGAAGCACTTTCAACTTGGGATAAGTTTGATAAGGTAGCTGAACAGGCTGCTGCTAAGGGCTACAAGATGCTTTCAGGTTATGATGATTCATACAGAGTATTCTCTAACAATGTATCAGCTCCTTGGGTTGATTCTAATAACAAGATTGTTATTGATGATAACATTATGAAGTGGGTTGATCAGACTAAGAAATATACAGATAAGGGCTATAATAATAAGTCATCTCTTTGGGATTCAACATGGGCAGCAGATCAGGGACCTTCTGGTAAGGTATTCGGATTCTTCTACTCAACATGGGGAATTAACTTTACACTTTTAGGTAACTCGCTTGCTACTCCTGTTAAGGAAGGTGGTAAGGAAGAAGTTGGTAACGGTATCTACGGCGACTATGCAGTATGTGAAGGTCCACAGAGCTACTACTGGGGTGGTACATGGATCTGTGCAGCAGCAGGAACAGATAACGCTAACCTTGTAAAAGATGTTATGAAGACACTTTGCTGTGATAAGGCTACAATGAAGAAGATTACAGAAGATACTCAGGATTACACTAATACAACATCAGGTATGAATGAGATTGCTAACAGCGACTTCAAGTCAGCATTCCTTGGTGGTCAGAATCATATCAAGTTATTTGCTAAGTCAGCTCCTAAGATCAGCATGAAGAATATCTCTTCTTATGACCAGGGTCTTAACGAAGAATTCCAGAAGGCTATGAAGGATTACTTCGATGGCAATGTAACTAAGGATAAGGCTCTTGATAACTTCTATAAAGCAGCTATTGAGAAATATCCAAACCTTTCAAAGTAA
- a CDS encoding LacI family DNA-binding transcriptional regulator, translating into MVSMKDVAVECGVSIATVSKALNDHSDISEETRRKVKEAANRLGYYPNSAARALKTNRSYNIGVLLNNGLAHEYFAEVLESFKNEAEKKGYDITFVSNHSKKMTFYEHCLYRNFDGVLVACEDFSNPEIYEMVNGRLPVVTIDYIFNGSTSVNSNNVKGMSELVRYAYSRGHRKIAYIYGNVESEVTKERLAAFYKTMGELGVEVPDEYIKESTYLDSIKAEKLTYELLKLKEPPTCIFYPDDLSVVGGKNAIKNMKLHSPKNVSVAGYDGTRFSQMLNPKITTIRQNTREIGKIAADELISAIENPRATIVKRVVVDAELIEGETIKKIGN; encoded by the coding sequence ATGGTATCTATGAAAGATGTTGCTGTAGAATGTGGGGTTTCAATTGCTACAGTAAGTAAAGCTCTCAATGACCATAGTGACATCAGTGAAGAGACACGCAGGAAAGTTAAAGAGGCAGCTAACAGACTTGGATATTATCCGAATTCAGCAGCCAGAGCACTTAAGACGAACCGTTCATATAACATAGGAGTTCTTCTTAATAATGGTCTTGCACATGAGTATTTTGCCGAGGTTCTTGAGAGTTTTAAGAATGAAGCAGAGAAGAAGGGGTATGATATTACATTTGTAAGCAATCACTCTAAGAAGATGACTTTCTACGAACACTGTTTATACAGGAATTTTGATGGCGTGCTTGTAGCTTGTGAGGATTTCAGCAATCCTGAAATCTATGAAATGGTTAACGGGAGATTACCAGTTGTGACCATCGACTACATTTTCAATGGCAGTACATCGGTCAATTCTAACAACGTGAAAGGGATGAGTGAATTAGTACGTTACGCGTACAGCAGGGGACACAGAAAGATAGCTTATATTTATGGAAACGTTGAATCAGAGGTTACGAAAGAACGTCTGGCAGCCTTTTATAAGACAATGGGTGAATTAGGGGTAGAAGTTCCAGATGAATACATTAAAGAATCAACCTATCTTGATTCGATAAAAGCTGAGAAGCTTACATATGAGCTGTTAAAATTAAAGGAACCGCCAACATGTATTTTTTATCCAGATGATTTATCTGTTGTTGGGGGCAAGAATGCTATTAAGAATATGAAATTGCATAGTCCGAAGAATGTGTCTGTTGCAGGTTACGATGGAACAAGATTCTCGCAGATGTTAAATCCTAAGATTACAACAATTCGTCAGAACACCAGGGAGATCGGCAAGATTGCCGCAGATGAGCTTATAAGTGCTATAGAGAATCCCAGGGCAACGATAGTAAAGAGGGTTGTTGTAGATGCGGAACTAATCGAAGGGGAAACAATTAAAAAGATAGGAAACTAA